One window of the Capnocytophaga haemolytica genome contains the following:
- the lnt gene encoding apolipoprotein N-acyltransferase: MKKNILLATLTGLLLAAAWPTYGCSLLVFVAFVPLLMAEKAIREQKSWTKLQTFGISYLAFLIWNVITTWWIWYSTEIGAVFAILANSLLMSLTFLLYHIVAKRANTKLSLIFLVTIWLSFEKFHLTWDVSWPWLNLGNVFSENVRWVQWYEFTGTFGGSLWVLTVNIFVFLAVQQLLTHRHEMKPLIRKNLLTAALLLVIPIAASYIIYFCYEEEQKPVNVLVLQPNIDPYSEKYDTSNAEIAQLLLKLSEKHLSRNLNFIITPETVFAQNVQLHQLPQSDEVTLLRLSTAKYPQLNWVVGTAMIDFITDKSKTTAQSNYLPSHRIWFNDYNSAFLLNRNPDIPLYHKSKLVVAVENFPYQNVLKPIVGDALINLGGTVALKTTQPYRTAFQGVETAAKAAPIICYESIYGEFVTGYIKKGANFLAILTNDAWWRNTQGHKQLLSYARLRAIETRRSIARSANTGISAFINQRGDVLKTLAYGEQGALGDTLNLSSRITFYVKMGDYLARVAYFLSFFIFLYAVLRKRETLML; the protein is encoded by the coding sequence ATGAAAAAAAATATCTTATTAGCGACCCTCACAGGGCTTCTACTCGCAGCAGCGTGGCCTACGTATGGCTGTTCGTTACTCGTTTTTGTAGCGTTCGTTCCGTTGCTGATGGCTGAGAAGGCAATCCGTGAGCAAAAAAGCTGGACGAAACTGCAAACCTTCGGTATAAGTTATCTGGCGTTCCTGATCTGGAATGTGATCACCACGTGGTGGATCTGGTATTCTACTGAAATCGGTGCTGTTTTCGCCATCTTGGCTAATAGCTTGCTAATGAGCCTTACTTTCCTGCTCTATCACATCGTTGCAAAGCGAGCAAACACAAAGCTGTCACTTATTTTCTTAGTCACTATATGGCTATCGTTTGAAAAGTTCCACCTCACTTGGGATGTTTCGTGGCCTTGGCTCAACTTGGGCAACGTCTTTTCGGAAAACGTGCGATGGGTGCAATGGTACGAGTTTACGGGCACTTTTGGCGGTAGCTTATGGGTGCTTACAGTGAATATTTTCGTTTTTCTCGCAGTGCAACAGTTGCTCACACACCGCCACGAGATGAAGCCCCTGATACGCAAAAACCTCCTCACTGCGGCTCTGCTACTTGTTATCCCCATTGCGGCTTCGTATATAATATATTTTTGCTATGAGGAAGAGCAGAAGCCTGTAAATGTGCTCGTGCTGCAACCCAATATCGATCCTTATTCCGAGAAATACGACACTTCGAATGCTGAGATAGCTCAACTTCTGTTAAAACTCAGTGAGAAACACCTCAGTCGCAACCTCAATTTCATCATTACCCCCGAGACCGTCTTCGCGCAGAACGTACAACTGCACCAGTTGCCCCAGAGCGACGAAGTGACACTCCTACGCCTGAGCACCGCTAAATATCCACAGCTCAACTGGGTGGTTGGCACTGCAATGATTGACTTCATTACCGATAAATCAAAGACCACTGCACAAAGTAACTACCTACCTTCCCACAGAATTTGGTTCAACGACTATAACTCGGCTTTCCTTCTTAACAGAAACCCCGACATTCCGCTTTATCACAAGTCGAAATTAGTAGTTGCAGTTGAGAATTTCCCATATCAGAACGTACTAAAGCCCATCGTCGGTGATGCTTTGATAAACCTCGGCGGGACGGTGGCGTTGAAGACGACGCAGCCATATCGCACAGCCTTTCAAGGCGTAGAAACCGCAGCAAAAGCAGCACCCATTATATGCTATGAGAGCATCTATGGCGAATTTGTGACAGGTTACATCAAGAAAGGTGCTAACTTCCTTGCGATTCTCACTAACGACGCTTGGTGGCGCAACACCCAAGGGCACAAACAGCTATTGAGCTATGCAAGGCTTCGCGCCATCGAAACCCGCCGCAGTATTGCTCGAAGCGCCAATACGGGCATCTCCGCTTTTATCAATCAGCGTGGCGATGTATTGAAAACCTTAGCGTATGGCGAGCAAGGCGCTCTCGGCGATACCCTGAACCTCAGTAGCCGTATTACTTTCTATGTGAAAATGGGCGATTATCTGGCGCGCGTGGCATACTTCCTGAGCTTTTTTATCTTTCTGTACGCCGTCCTGCGCAAGCGCGAAACATTAATGCTTTAA
- a CDS encoding aromatic amino acid ammonia-lyase, giving the protein MLYHYISNETLVLEQLAALISDDTKLKLSEEAIVNIRRCHKFLDEKVRQNTKRLQELLDSSFFNPDGQLKEGEVSIMQQDLLRHYACGIGERLPSRIVKIMLFLKIQSFSYGFSGVRRELVQRLIDFYNHGVYPVVYSKEIPDERIALAHLSLPIFGEGEVCINHKVYSASELEARYGWKPLPLAIREADALLNGTQLTTAYSAYNLIRVLGLLPIADFVASVSTQVFGGNLSAFSEQMQIAHPHKGQVETATALRRWLKNGGLDTVPTDLNAMPEAFSSIPQIHGAVKDTMTHVRKLIKTEMNSATDNPLLFPESEDIILGGNSHTLPLSLGMDFLCIALTSLGNIAERRVFYLLSNTDKNADDELDYSIFQRIIESILNENRRLSTPASIESPILFEKAIDIKGMGGSAAVKCHQVIRNVEKILAIELILAASIWKKKNIAYHSDPLNEYFAFMETSGEKRTLKREIEQTIQFFTTYGLSDRS; this is encoded by the coding sequence ATGTTATACCACTATATTTCCAACGAAACCCTCGTATTAGAACAGCTGGCAGCACTCATTTCCGACGATACCAAGCTCAAACTTTCCGAAGAAGCCATCGTAAACATACGTCGCTGTCACAAATTTCTCGACGAAAAGGTGCGGCAGAACACCAAGCGCCTACAAGAACTCTTAGATAGCTCGTTTTTCAACCCCGACGGGCAACTCAAAGAAGGGGAAGTCTCCATAATGCAACAGGATCTCCTCAGGCATTACGCCTGCGGCATCGGCGAGCGTCTGCCTTCGCGGATCGTCAAGATAATGCTGTTTCTCAAGATCCAATCCTTCTCGTATGGCTTTAGTGGCGTACGCCGAGAGTTGGTGCAGCGGTTGATCGACTTCTACAACCACGGCGTCTATCCTGTGGTCTATTCAAAGGAAATCCCCGACGAACGCATCGCATTAGCACACCTTTCGTTGCCTATCTTCGGCGAAGGCGAGGTATGCATCAACCATAAAGTGTACTCAGCAAGTGAGCTGGAGGCTCGCTACGGGTGGAAGCCTCTGCCACTGGCTATCCGTGAAGCCGACGCGCTGCTCAATGGCACACAGCTCACCACCGCTTATAGCGCTTACAATCTGATACGAGTGCTCGGGTTGCTGCCCATTGCCGACTTTGTCGCTTCGGTATCAACACAGGTTTTCGGAGGAAATCTCTCCGCCTTTTCCGAGCAAATGCAAATCGCACACCCCCACAAAGGGCAGGTTGAGACCGCTACTGCACTTCGCCGTTGGCTGAAAAATGGAGGCCTCGACACTGTGCCGACCGACCTAAATGCAATGCCAGAAGCCTTTTCTTCCATTCCGCAGATACACGGCGCCGTAAAGGACACGATGACACACGTGCGCAAGCTCATCAAAACCGAAATGAACTCCGCCACCGACAACCCCTTGCTATTCCCTGAAAGTGAGGACATAATATTAGGTGGGAACTCACATACCCTCCCGCTCTCGCTCGGGATGGACTTCCTCTGCATAGCGCTCACTTCACTTGGTAACATCGCAGAGCGCAGAGTGTTTTATCTCCTCTCAAATACCGATAAAAACGCTGACGACGAGCTTGATTACTCCATATTTCAGCGTATCATCGAGAGCATTCTCAATGAGAACAGACGGCTTTCCACCCCCGCGAGCATCGAGAGCCCCATCCTCTTCGAGAAAGCCATAGACATCAAAGGGATGGGAGGTAGCGCCGCCGTCAAGTGCCATCAAGTGATCAGAAACGTAGAAAAAATTCTGGCTATTGAGCTCATCTTAGCCGCTTCGATATGGAAGAAAAAAAATATCGCGTATCACTCTGATCCGCTCAATGAATACTTCGCCTTTATGGAAACAAGCGGCGAGAAGCGAACACTCAAACGTGAAATAGAACAAACCATTCAATTTTTTACAACTTATGGACTTTCCGACAGATCTTAA
- a CDS encoding formate--tetrahydrofolate ligase — MDFPTDLNIAQRASMQPITEVAKKLGISPEDLEPYGKYKAKLPLSLIKETSSPRGKLVLVTAITPTPAGEGKTTVSIGLTEGLNKIGKRAIAVLREPSLGPVFGIKGGAAGGGYSQVVPMEDINLHFTGDFAAIEKANNLLSAVIDNNIQSKTHSIGIDPRTVVWKRVMDMNDRALRHIVVGLGGTANGVPREDGFNITPASEIMAILCLAESFSDLKRRLGNIYIGKKFDGTPVFARDLKAVGAMALLLKDAIKPNLVQTLENNPAIIHGGPFASIAQGTNSVLATKLGLSLADYTVTEAGFGADLGAEKFFDIKCTSAGLAPDAVVIVATVRALRHHGGAKKDEYNTPSTERVALGLPNLEKHIENIQLFGVECVVAINAFPSDTPEEVALIEQCCAAKGVRAIVSRGFAEGGKGTQALAEAVVALAENGKSHFRPLYRNEDSIEDKISCIATKIYGASGVVYSSKAQKELKEIKKLGFDTLPVCMVKTPKSLSDDEKKLSRPRQFEITVREFEFASGAGFVIPILGDTMRMPGLPSVPAAEAMDIDDNGVITGLS; from the coding sequence ATGGACTTTCCGACAGATCTTAACATCGCACAACGTGCATCGATGCAACCCATAACTGAGGTTGCTAAAAAATTAGGCATTTCGCCAGAGGATTTAGAGCCGTATGGCAAGTATAAGGCAAAACTCCCTTTGAGCCTTATCAAAGAAACCAGCTCGCCACGAGGTAAGTTGGTGCTGGTTACCGCCATCACACCTACGCCAGCAGGCGAAGGAAAAACCACTGTCAGTATAGGGCTCACCGAGGGCTTGAACAAGATAGGAAAGCGCGCCATCGCTGTTCTTCGCGAACCTTCTTTGGGTCCTGTCTTCGGAATCAAAGGCGGCGCGGCAGGTGGCGGCTACTCACAGGTCGTACCGATGGAAGACATCAATCTACACTTCACGGGCGACTTCGCAGCAATCGAGAAAGCAAATAACCTCCTCTCGGCTGTGATAGATAACAACATTCAGAGCAAAACCCATTCGATCGGGATCGATCCACGCACCGTCGTGTGGAAACGCGTGATGGATATGAACGATCGCGCCCTCCGCCACATCGTCGTTGGGCTGGGAGGCACTGCCAACGGCGTTCCCCGTGAGGACGGCTTCAATATCACCCCAGCCTCAGAGATTATGGCAATCCTCTGCTTGGCGGAGAGCTTTTCCGACCTCAAGCGCCGCTTGGGCAATATATATATAGGTAAAAAGTTTGACGGCACGCCTGTTTTTGCCCGCGATCTGAAAGCCGTCGGAGCGATGGCACTGCTGCTGAAGGACGCTATCAAGCCGAACCTCGTCCAGACCCTCGAGAATAATCCTGCGATCATCCACGGCGGTCCTTTCGCCAGCATCGCGCAGGGCACCAATTCCGTCTTAGCAACCAAGCTCGGGCTCTCGTTGGCTGACTATACAGTCACCGAAGCCGGCTTCGGCGCGGATTTAGGTGCTGAAAAGTTCTTCGACATCAAGTGCACTTCTGCAGGATTGGCGCCCGACGCGGTAGTGATCGTCGCCACAGTGCGCGCTTTGCGGCATCACGGTGGCGCCAAAAAGGACGAGTACAATACCCCCAGCACCGAGCGCGTCGCCCTTGGATTGCCCAATTTGGAGAAGCACATCGAGAATATACAGCTTTTCGGGGTAGAATGTGTGGTAGCCATCAACGCTTTCCCAAGCGATACGCCCGAGGAGGTTGCGCTTATCGAACAATGCTGCGCCGCCAAGGGAGTTCGCGCTATCGTATCGCGCGGCTTCGCTGAAGGGGGCAAGGGTACCCAAGCGCTGGCAGAGGCGGTGGTAGCCTTAGCTGAGAATGGTAAGAGTCATTTCCGCCCGCTCTACCGCAATGAGGATTCTATCGAGGATAAAATCAGCTGCATCGCCACCAAAATTTACGGTGCCAGCGGCGTGGTTTACAGCAGTAAAGCGCAGAAGGAACTCAAAGAAATCAAAAAGCTCGGCTTCGACACACTGCCAGTTTGTATGGTGAAGACGCCGAAGTCACTCAGCGACGACGAGAAGAAGCTGTCACGCCCTCGCCAGTTCGAAATCACGGTGCGCGAGTTCGAATTTGCCTCAGGCGCGGGTTTTGTCATCCCGATACTCGGCGATACGATGCGGATGCCAGGCTTGCCAAGTGTGCCTGCCGCAGAAGCAATGGATATCGACGACAACGGGGTAATCACTGGTTTATCATAA
- a CDS encoding anaerobic C4-dicarboxylate transporter family protein, with translation MIYVELLIVLLAIFIGARVGGIGLGIFGMMGLGILVFGFGLKPGNAPIDVMLMIVAVITAAAALQGAGGLDYLVRVAERILRRNPSMITFLAPVVCYFFTFFSGTGHIAYSLLPIIAEIATESKVRPERPLSISVIASQQAITASPISAATAALLTPALLGSHGVTLSTILMICIPATLIGVIAGAFAVNFVGVPLEKDPEYQRRVREGLLEVQRPQTAEATTGERGAKIAVLVFLLGVLSIVLFGSIEVLRPAFLIDGKMQRIGMPEVIEIVMMTVAGLILIFSKTDVNKAVKGSVFIAGMQAVIAIFGIAWMGDTFFNGNLEFFETHIETIVTEYPFLFAIALFAMSILLFSQAATVRTLYPLGIALGISPLALVAMFPAVNGYFFIPNYPTVVAAINFDRTGTTRIGKYVLNHSFQLPGFVAAIVAIAVGYAIILFM, from the coding sequence ATGATTTACGTAGAGCTACTGATCGTCTTGCTCGCCATCTTCATAGGGGCGCGCGTCGGAGGTATCGGCTTGGGTATCTTCGGGATGATGGGCTTAGGAATTTTGGTTTTTGGCTTCGGCCTCAAGCCAGGCAACGCGCCGATCGATGTAATGCTAATGATTGTAGCGGTTATTACCGCTGCTGCTGCTTTGCAGGGTGCGGGCGGGCTGGATTACTTAGTGCGCGTGGCGGAGCGCATCCTGCGGCGCAATCCTTCGATGATCACCTTCCTCGCGCCTGTGGTCTGCTATTTTTTCACTTTCTTTTCGGGCACTGGGCATATCGCTTACTCGCTATTGCCAATCATCGCTGAGATTGCTACCGAAAGCAAAGTGCGGCCTGAGCGCCCCCTTTCCATCTCAGTGATTGCCTCACAGCAAGCCATCACCGCGAGTCCTATCTCGGCAGCTACAGCGGCATTGCTAACCCCAGCGTTGCTCGGCAGCCACGGCGTCACCTTAAGCACGATACTGATGATCTGCATCCCCGCCACGCTCATTGGGGTCATCGCAGGGGCTTTTGCAGTGAACTTCGTAGGCGTACCCTTAGAAAAAGATCCTGAGTACCAACGCCGCGTGCGCGAAGGCCTGCTCGAAGTGCAACGCCCCCAAACCGCCGAGGCTACTACGGGAGAGCGAGGCGCTAAGATTGCCGTGCTTGTTTTCTTGCTCGGGGTGCTGTCGATTGTGCTTTTTGGCTCGATTGAAGTGCTGCGTCCCGCCTTTCTTATCGATGGAAAGATGCAACGTATCGGAATGCCTGAGGTGATCGAAATCGTGATGATGACCGTCGCTGGGCTGATCCTCATCTTCTCAAAAACCGATGTCAATAAAGCCGTGAAAGGCTCCGTCTTCATAGCGGGAATGCAGGCAGTTATCGCGATATTCGGTATCGCGTGGATGGGCGACACGTTCTTTAACGGAAATCTCGAATTCTTCGAAACGCACATCGAGACGATCGTCACCGAGTATCCATTCCTATTTGCCATTGCGCTTTTTGCGATGTCAATCCTGTTGTTCAGCCAAGCGGCAACCGTACGTACGCTGTATCCGCTGGGGATTGCCCTCGGCATCTCGCCACTGGCGCTGGTAGCGATGTTTCCAGCAGTCAATGGCTACTTCTTTATCCCGAACTACCCAACGGTGGTAGCCGCCATCAATTTCGATCGTACGGGCACCACGCGCATCGGCAAATACGTGCTGAATCACTCCTTTCAGCTGCCTGGTTTTGTAGCCGCCATTGTGGCGATTGCCGTCGGCTATGCGATTATCCTATTTATGTAA
- a CDS encoding hybrid sensor histidine kinase/response regulator transcription factor, protein MKKYQLQTILYRTLAVLLALLPTDHSLATDYYFKRISIEHGLSQTGVTAIVRDHKGTLWVGTRQGINKVERNHVSKYTDDYIFHLYEDMQHHLWAVTQRGVLCYNAEKDGFEVKLSQYIHSVGATETGVLFGGYGALYLYRYRSKKIERLPLAKDVYAKKRECLITHICSIDKNTLLIGTENDGIYRYDLGTHQLKSFITELAQPLSALYVDTTKREIYYSVFQKGLYRHRITGERIAQYTSKNSALPNDIILDIKPYKGALWLATDGGGVSVFSPANATFRNIQHRASDTHSLPVNSITVLYEDPYHNLWAGTVRDGVFLFKETYIKTYSDSTLGSSGGLSERAVISIFEAADGTVWIGTDGGGINTFNPRTEQFTHHLKTYNDKVTSITDFNGTSLLVSLYGKGLFIYNPDSDAYTPFTIINPTVDYEECHSGFTPFAYKLSESTILITAKNNYFYDLKKHTFTRLHFQNTTEKSALKLMYKDATGHLLLSKGNTLYSLNTQEKQLSVYLVLPERSDINAVCHETSSNTFWIATSNGLYSYTPTTKKLKNVATNMFRQISYMQIDEQHRLWINASNLLFSYHIPDGKITIWDDSDGFLPNDMLTAYISPSASPYIYMGGVGGFVKINKDITSEEGTSPLLFLQKIEMNGKRYTAETFPKELPPYFDSLKISIGLNEKDLFRRILFRFKIKNNGQSSVVETYDNILDITLLSAGKYQIEVACMTGSGNWTAPVSLLSFEVLPAWWQRTSFYVILSLSILAIGAVGMWLYLQRKKQQLEWKIALHQQALNEDKIEFLTNVSHELRTPLTLIYAPLKRLLSSDESQSLPPQEKKQIEGAFRQAKTMKNIINWVLDYDRNTALSNQLSKSYTSLNHLIADCCKDFEQETENKHLLLDLDLEKTLPPIEIDAAKIRVVISNLLMNALKFSNEHSTIHLRSIYKENTARVQVENRGIGLSNIDSQKLFTRFERGKHPQSGSGIGLAYCKEIIEKHAGVIGAYQDDTEQTVFYFELPVKHNDERVLAKFETDENLAQAPEKSTSTLDTSRYGLLLVDDNTDFLSYLYEELRPQFKSVLKAVNGEEALLLLKTHQPDLIISDVMMPIMNGYQLCKEVKEHLSISHIPVVLLTAKSDNESQKIGYKLGADFYLAKPFDIELLLSVISNLLRRKELIKQRYEQELLLPSPALTTISNADEQFMLKLTDIIKSHYHNPDFGVAMIAEQIAMSRASIYNKMKQITGIGISEYINKYRIEVACELLRTSDQPISEVAFEVGFSSQKYFSTAFKQATGKTPTEYRAI, encoded by the coding sequence ATGAAGAAATACCAGCTACAAACGATTTTATACCGCACTTTGGCAGTACTACTGGCACTCTTGCCTACCGATCATAGTCTTGCTACTGACTACTACTTCAAACGCATTTCCATCGAACACGGACTCTCGCAAACGGGTGTTACAGCTATCGTACGCGATCACAAAGGCACGCTATGGGTAGGCACGCGCCAAGGTATCAACAAGGTAGAGAGAAACCACGTCAGCAAGTATACCGATGATTATATCTTCCATCTTTACGAGGATATGCAGCACCATCTCTGGGCGGTGACCCAGCGCGGCGTACTCTGCTACAACGCCGAAAAGGATGGCTTCGAAGTAAAGCTATCGCAGTATATCCATTCGGTGGGTGCCACAGAAACGGGAGTGCTCTTCGGTGGCTACGGCGCACTTTACCTGTATCGCTACCGCTCAAAGAAAATAGAGCGGTTGCCACTGGCAAAGGACGTTTATGCCAAGAAGCGCGAGTGTCTAATCACGCACATCTGCTCAATAGATAAAAACACACTGCTCATTGGCACAGAGAACGATGGGATCTACCGCTACGACTTGGGCACACATCAGCTAAAGAGTTTCATCACCGAGCTGGCGCAGCCGCTAAGTGCCCTTTACGTCGATACCACTAAAAGGGAAATCTACTACTCAGTATTCCAAAAGGGACTATATCGCCACAGAATTACAGGCGAGCGTATCGCACAATACACCTCGAAAAACTCAGCGCTGCCCAACGACATCATTTTGGATATCAAACCTTACAAGGGAGCGCTATGGTTGGCTACGGACGGAGGTGGTGTATCGGTATTTTCGCCAGCAAACGCTACTTTCAGAAACATACAGCACCGCGCTAGCGATACACATTCCCTCCCTGTAAATTCGATCACGGTGCTTTACGAGGATCCTTATCACAACCTCTGGGCGGGGACGGTGCGCGACGGTGTTTTTCTTTTTAAGGAGACCTATATCAAAACTTACTCAGATAGCACTCTTGGTAGCAGCGGCGGGCTCTCGGAGCGTGCGGTGATCAGTATCTTTGAAGCCGCCGATGGCACTGTGTGGATCGGCACCGACGGCGGAGGTATCAACACTTTTAATCCCCGAACTGAGCAGTTTACGCACCATCTGAAAACCTATAATGACAAGGTAACCTCCATCACCGACTTCAACGGCACTTCGCTGCTGGTATCGCTCTACGGCAAGGGACTTTTTATCTACAATCCCGACAGCGATGCTTACACTCCCTTTACTATCATCAATCCCACTGTGGATTACGAAGAGTGCCACTCAGGTTTTACCCCCTTTGCTTATAAACTGAGTGAAAGCACTATCCTCATCACAGCTAAGAACAACTACTTCTACGACCTAAAAAAACACACTTTCACTCGTCTCCACTTTCAGAACACTACCGAGAAAAGTGCACTTAAATTGATGTACAAAGACGCCACGGGGCACCTGCTTCTCTCAAAAGGCAATACACTTTACAGCTTGAATACACAGGAGAAGCAGCTCAGCGTCTACCTCGTTTTGCCCGAACGGAGCGACATCAATGCCGTATGCCACGAGACTTCCAGCAATACCTTTTGGATAGCTACCTCCAACGGACTTTACAGCTACACCCCTACAACAAAAAAACTCAAAAACGTAGCTACGAATATGTTCCGACAGATCAGCTATATGCAGATCGACGAGCAACATCGTTTGTGGATCAACGCCTCGAACCTGCTGTTCTCTTATCATATCCCCGATGGGAAGATTACTATCTGGGACGACTCCGACGGTTTTCTGCCCAACGATATGCTCACTGCCTACATCTCGCCCTCTGCATCACCTTATATCTATATGGGAGGCGTCGGTGGCTTTGTGAAGATCAACAAGGATATCACCTCTGAGGAAGGCACTTCTCCCCTACTCTTCTTGCAAAAGATTGAGATGAACGGAAAGCGCTACACTGCCGAAACCTTTCCGAAGGAACTCCCGCCTTACTTCGACTCGCTGAAAATAAGTATTGGGCTCAACGAGAAAGACCTCTTTCGCCGTATCCTCTTCCGTTTTAAAATCAAGAATAACGGCCAGAGTTCAGTAGTAGAAACCTACGACAACATCTTGGATATCACACTTCTCTCAGCAGGTAAGTACCAGATAGAAGTGGCCTGTATGACTGGGAGCGGCAACTGGACCGCTCCCGTATCACTGCTGAGTTTCGAAGTATTGCCGGCGTGGTGGCAACGTACTTCTTTTTACGTTATCCTCTCGCTTTCAATATTGGCTATCGGTGCCGTTGGGATGTGGCTCTATTTGCAGAGAAAGAAACAACAGCTCGAATGGAAGATAGCATTGCACCAGCAAGCCCTCAACGAAGATAAGATTGAGTTTCTCACCAACGTAAGTCACGAGTTGCGCACCCCATTGACGCTGATCTACGCACCACTAAAGCGCCTGCTGAGCAGTGATGAGAGCCAGAGCCTCCCTCCACAAGAGAAAAAGCAAATAGAAGGTGCTTTTCGCCAAGCGAAGACGATGAAGAATATCATCAATTGGGTGCTTGACTACGATCGCAATACCGCTCTGAGCAACCAGCTGAGCAAAAGCTATACTTCCCTAAACCACCTAATTGCCGATTGTTGTAAAGACTTTGAACAGGAGACGGAGAATAAACATTTATTACTGGACTTAGATCTGGAGAAAACCCTACCTCCGATAGAGATTGACGCTGCCAAGATACGAGTGGTAATCTCCAACCTATTGATGAATGCCCTGAAATTCAGCAATGAGCACTCCACCATCCACCTGCGCAGTATCTACAAAGAAAACACCGCGCGCGTACAGGTTGAGAATAGGGGAATTGGGCTTAGCAATATTGATTCGCAGAAACTCTTCACACGTTTCGAACGAGGCAAGCATCCACAAAGCGGCAGTGGCATTGGGCTGGCATATTGCAAAGAGATTATTGAGAAGCACGCAGGGGTTATTGGTGCTTATCAAGACGATACCGAACAGACAGTCTTCTACTTTGAGCTACCTGTAAAGCACAATGACGAGAGGGTATTAGCTAAGTTCGAGACCGACGAAAATCTTGCACAAGCACCAGAGAAGTCCACCTCAACGCTTGATACTTCACGCTATGGCTTATTGCTGGTGGATGACAACACCGACTTCCTCAGTTATCTTTATGAGGAGCTACGCCCACAGTTCAAGAGTGTGCTTAAAGCTGTCAATGGTGAGGAAGCCCTCCTACTACTGAAAACACATCAGCCTGACCTTATCATCTCGGATGTGATGATGCCTATAATGAACGGATACCAGCTTTGCAAAGAGGTGAAAGAACACTTGAGCATCAGCCATATCCCTGTGGTACTTCTGACTGCTAAAAGCGACAATGAGAGTCAGAAGATAGGTTATAAACTCGGCGCTGACTTCTACTTAGCCAAACCTTTCGACATAGAGCTATTGTTATCGGTAATCAGCAACTTACTGCGCCGAAAAGAGCTCATCAAGCAGCGCTACGAGCAAGAGCTACTCTTGCCATCGCCCGCACTTACCACCATCAGCAATGCTGATGAGCAGTTTATGCTCAAGCTCACCGATATCATCAAATCGCACTACCATAACCCTGACTTTGGCGTAGCAATGATAGCTGAACAGATAGCGATGAGCCGCGCCTCTATCTACAACAAGATGAAGCAGATTACGGGTATAGGCATCAGCGAGTATATCAACAAATACCGCATTGAGGTAGCCTGCGAGCTACTGCGTACCAGCGATCAACCCATCTCGGAGGTCGCTTTTGAGGTAGGCTTTTCTTCACAGAAGTATTTTAGTACTGCCTTCAAACAGGCTACGGGCAAAACGCCTACGGAATACCGAGCAATTTGA